The DNA window TTGAAGTCTATCAAAAAGGAAACTATGATAGTTTATTCACGGTATCTAAAAACTACCAAAAATTAGGTAAAATAGTCAACAATACATTTGTTCCCTTTAATTACGAACTCGGACAACGCAGTCAGGATTTGGAACCCTTGTTTTTTGAAAATGGGTTATTGTATATTGCTAAGGCGTCATTGATTTTGCAAGAAATTATTATGTCAGAAAACGCTTTTCCATTCGAAGTAAATTCTATTTTTGACCATGTCGATATCGATACTCAAGCGGATTTTGAGTATGCAGAGTATTTATTTGAAAAATTATGTCACTAGGAGAAATGCATCCCAACCCCTTTCACTCGATGAGTTATTTGATTGTGGAACTGTTGAATCTGGGATTTAGGAATGCAAATAATTGAGGAATGATAATTAAAAAACTTGAATAAATCCTGCGAGTCTTCTGTTTGAAGCTACGAGTTCCCCTCTCGAGAGGGGTTAGGGGTGTGTTAGTTGAATTTAAAAAATGAAAAAAATGAAAAACCCATATATAGAAATAGCCGGCCGAAAAATAGGACTAGATTATCCACCTTTAGTCATAGCCGAAATCGGTATTAACCACGAGGGTTCTCTAAAAACAGCAAAGGAAATGGTCGATGCCGCGCATCGTGCTGGTGTTGAAATAGTCAAACATCAAACCCATATCGTAGCAGACGAAATGAGTGGTGCCGCCAAAAATGTCATTCCCGGACATACTGATGTGTCGATTTACGAAATTATGGAACGTTGTTCCCTCGATGAAGCCGATGAATTAGCGCTAAAAAACTATGTCGAAAGCAAAGGGATGATTTTTATTTCTACCCCATTTTCTAGGGCCGCTGCCGATCGGTTGCAAAAATTTGATATCCCTGCCTATAAAATTGGTTCTGGTGAATGTAATAATTATCCTTTGCTGGAACATATCGCTACTTTTGGAAAACCGGTCATATTGAGTACGGGAATGAATACCATTGAAAGTATCCGCAAAGCGGTAGCAATATTTGATAAATATCAAGTACCCTTGGCTTTATTGCATACTACGAATTTATATCCAACACCGATTCCTTTGGTGCGCTTGGGAGCGATGATAGAAATGCATCAGGCCTTTCCCGATACAGTTTTCGGTTTGTCAGATCATACTTTGAATAACAATGCTTGTTTAGGGGCTGTAGCCTTGGGAGCCAGTATCTTGGAACGGCATTTTACTGACACGATACACCGCACAGGTCCCGATATTGTGTGTAGTATGGATGAACAAACTGGTCGCGAACTGATCGTTGGTTCCAATGAAATTTGGCAAATGCGGGGTGGTATAAAAGAACCCGCCAAAGAAGAGCAAGCTACTATAGATTTTGCTTTTGCCACGGTTTGTACGATTGCTCCAATCCAAAAAGGAGCCGTGTTTACTAAAGAAAATATTTGGGTCAAACGTCCGGGTACTGGTGAGATACTTGCGGAGCATTTTACTGATTTATTAGGAAAAAAAGCGACTAGAAATATTGAAAATGATGAACAGTTGCGCTGGGACGACGTTACTTCTTGACACAGCTCCTTCCGATAGCTATCGGAACCCGCTCAACAAGGGTGCTAGGAGTTGAAATCATTGTGAATTATGTAGTAAAGATATTTCTAAGCCCTACTAGACTTCTGTTTAGGGGGATGCATTCCCCTCTTGAGAGGGGGTAGGGGTGTGTAAAAATGGTAATGGAAAACAGATTTGAGAAAGGAAACTGAACAAATGAAGCACAAAAATTATTTTCAACAAAATTGTGCTCGTTCTGTCATTTGGAATGTATTGGAATGACTATTTTCAAACAGATACCATCACCAAAAGGATGAAAAAGTAGCAGCAATAGCCTATTTGCGATCAAGAGCTCAAGTACGTTTTCAATTGATCAATATTTACCATCAAAACCAATGTTATAAACTCCCTCGTTTTACCTATTTTTGACAAAAAAAAGAGTACGGCATGAAAGTTTTTGTATTAATCGAAAGAAGAGCAGACTATTCGAGATATCGGCCCATTTTAGCAAAAATGAAAGAAGATTCATTTTTCGAAATTCATTTAGTTGTTACGGGTATTTGTTTGCTGGATGTACACGGTAAGGATATTAATTATATAGAGCGTGATGGATTTGTTATCAACGCAAAAATACCCATGTTTGAAGAGGGAAACCCCGATAATGGTGCCGAAATGGTTCGCTCTATGGCGCGAGTGCTTGTAGGGGTAACCAATGAATTAGAAGCTTCAAAGCCAGATTTGGTACTAAGTGGATTTGATATTGGGGGCAATTTTGCTGTGACTATTGCCGCTGCGCACATGAATATTCCAGTAGCCCACATACAGGGTGGCGAAGTCACTGGCAGCATCGATGAAAGTATTCGACACGCGATGAGCAAATTTTCGCACATTCATTTTCCTGCCACTCAAGATGCCAAAAACCGATTGATACGGCTAGGGGAAAATCCGAAAGATATTTATGTCACAGGATGTCCTTCGATCGATGTTTTGGTCAATACACCTTATATGGCAAAGGAAGATTTAGAAAAAGAGTTTGAAGTAGATTTTTCTAAACCTTTACTTCTGATGATTCAACATCCCGTTACCACGGAGGCCAAATCCTCTTTGGATCAGATTAAAGAAACAATCAATGCCATCAAAAACAAAGGGGTACAAGCGATTGTTTTACTTCCTAATAATGATGCCGGACACGCTAAAATAATCGATGAAATTAAAAATTCAGGATTGAAGTGGCTTCCTTCTTTGTCCACCATTAAATTTGTTAATTTGTACCGCAATGCTTGGGCGTTAATCGGAAATTCATCTTCGGGGATTCACGAAACGCCCAGTTTAAAAATTCCGGCTATCAATATTGGCAACCGACAAATGGGACGTGAGCGAGCCGCCAATGTTATCGATGTACCGAACGATCAACTGCTGATTGAGCGAGCCATCGAAAAAGCGCTCTTTGACGAGGACTTTAGATGTTTGGTAAGAGGTATTGAAAATCCTTATGGTACTGGTAATTCGGCCGAAACCATTGTCCATCTTTTAAAGACCATTGACCTCGAAAAGGTGAGTATTCAAAAGGTGTTTTATGAAGGATAGCAAAATTTTATTACTTGGCGGTACCGGACTTCTTGGACAGAGTTTGCAAACTGAGTTCAAAAACAGTGCATTCAAAAATGTATATACGTGTTCGAGGGAAGCGTTAGAAAGCGCACAGCATATCCAAGGAGATTTGTTGGATGTAGCATTGGTACAGCAATTAATTGATTTTAAATTTGATTTGATTATTAATCTAACCGGACAAATTACTAAACCCATCGAAAATTGTTTATTGCTCAACTCAGTGGGAATTGAACACCTGATTCAAATCGTGCAGCAGAGTCCGAATTGTAAACTAATGCAGATTTCCACAGTCGGTGTGTATGGCACTTGTAGTTTTGCCGATGAAAATAGCAAGCTCAATCCAGAAACCCCATACTCTGTTGCAAAATGTAAAGCCGAAAAGCTACTTAAGAATCAATTAGCGTCTGCTAATGTAGTTATTTTTAGACTTTCCAATTTGTATGGAGAAGCGCAACTAAAAGGTATTTTTGCTTATTTGAATCGTGCCGCTTCCACTGATCGAGTGCTTGATTTTAATAATGATGGTTCCTTAGTTCGTTTTTTTATTCACGTCAACGATTGTGCAGCGGTACTCGTTGCGTTCATACAAAATCACCTTCAAAAGGAGTCGGGAGTTTATAACATCATTGGGCCAGACAAGTATTCGGTACTCGAATTAATTCAGCTTTTTGAAGAAATTAAAAACCTGAAATTTAAAATTAATTTGGATATTGCACCACCTTATGACAATGCTTTGAATCTGTCCGACACTAAAATCAGGAGTCTTTTCGACTATTCGCCAAAAATGAATATAAAATCGTACTTCAATACAATGAACAGTTATGATTAGAAATAAAGAAGAATTTTCACTATTCGTAGCGAGTCCCAACGATTCTATTAAAAGCTGTATGGCAAGGATAGAACAAAATAAAAAGGGGGGCTTGATTATTATTGATGAAAATCAGCTATTGCTCGGAAGTTTGAGTGATGGCGATATCCGAAGAGCATTACTGGCCGGGAAAACTCTAGACGACCCAATTACCGGTTGTTATAATACCAACCCCATTAAATCATTAGACCACGAAGCAGATGCGTTGAGCTTCGAAATTTTAATCGAAAAGAAAATTACGCTATTGCCCATTGTCAATGGTGCCAATATTTTGATGGCGATTCAGACCGCCGACAAAGGACATCGGTTTGAACCTGTTTCTAATTATGTCGTGCTTATGGTTGGCGGTGAAGGTCTGCGGTTAGGCGAACTAACGCGTGATATGCCAAAAACATTGTTAAAAGTGGGCGGCAAACCTATTTTGCAAACCATTTTAGAACGATTGGCCTATTTTGGGTTTAGAAACATCATCTTGTGTACGAACTATTTATCGGAAGCCATCGAAGACTTTTGTGGAGACGGAACTCAATTTGGTTTGAATGTTTCCTATTACAAGGAAAAAAATAAGCTTGGCACGATTGGGGCAGTCAAAAACCTAAAACAACAACTGAAGGAGCCCTTTTTAGTCATGAATGGAGATTTGCTTACGGGACTCAATTATAAAAACATTTTGGATTTTCATAGAGCGAATGGTAGTGTAATGACCATAGGGTGTGCGAATTACACTTCGAATGTGCCTTATGGAGTTATAGAAACCGATGGTGTAAGGGTTAAGAGAATTTTGGAAAAACCATCGTATTCGTATCGAGTGAGTGGCGGAATTTATGTGCTGAATCACCAACTTTTGGATTTAATACCCAGTGATCGCTACTTCGACATTACTGATTTGATGGAGATAATTATTGCGCAGCAGCAACTGATATCGGCTTTTCCTATTGAAGAATATTGGTTGGATATAGGACTGCCCAATGATTTTTTAAAAGCTAACGAAGATTATAATCAATTATTCAATTTATGAAAGAGCATTACCAAGGGAAAAGAGTATTCGTTACCGGCGCTGCTGGATTTATAGGGAGTCATGTAGTCGAAGAATTAGTACATAATGGTGCTATTGTTACCGCATTGGTGCATTATAATTCGAATTCCAATATCGCCAATTTAAACTATCTTGATATTGAAATTTTGCAGCAAGTAAACATCGTTTTTGGTGATGTTACCGATGCTTTTCAGATGGAGTATTTAATCCGTGGGCAAGATATCGTCCTGCATCTGGCGGCCTTGATCGGCATTCCTTATTCGTATATAGCACCAGCGGCTTATGTAGCAACGAATATAAATGGAACCTTGAATATACTTGAAGCTTGTCGAAAAAACAACACTAGTAAACTAGTAGTTACCTCTACCTCAGAAACATACGGAACGGCGCTATATGCTCCCATTGACGAAAAACATCCCTTACAAGGGCAATCGCCTTACAGTGCCACAAAAATCGGGGCCGATAAGTTAGCCGAAAGTTATTGGTTGTCGTTCGGTTTACCTGTTTGTATTTTTAGACCTTTCAATACTTTTGGTCCCAGACAATCGATGCGAGCTGTAATACCTACGATTATTGTTCAAGCACTGCAAGATGGTACTGAAATCAAATTGGGTTCTTTATCTCCGGTGCGGGATATGGTTTTTGTAAAAGATACTGCCGCTGGCTTTCTCAAAGCAGGTTTGTCTGCCAATACAAATGGTGAAGTCGTTAGCGTTGGAACGGGAACTGGCGCCACTATTGGTGAAATAGTAGATTTGGTGCAGGAAATCGTTGGAACTAACAAAACCGTACTAGAGGATGTTGGACGAGTGCGACCCGAAAAAAGCGAAGTTTTTAAACTAATTTGCGACAATCAAAAAGCCAAAGCATTGCTCGATTGGGAACCAAAAGTCAGTTTAAAAGAGGGGTTAGTACAAACTATCGATTTTATTCAAAAAAATCGAGCAATTTATAATGCAGAGGGTTATGTTATTTAAAGTGATTATTAGTTTCGTAGGCAGATTAAATTTTAAATACTAAGTTACGACCCCATACTTGATTAAACCAGATTTGGCCAACCAACCCCAAAAACAATTTAGAGACCGATAATGCTTTTCAATTCCCTATCCTTTTTACTGTTTCTTCCCATTGTTTTTGCACTCTATTGGTGGGTGAATAAAAAAGGTCTGCAGCTCCAAAATTTCTTATTGTTATTGGCGAGTTATTTCTTTTATGCTTGTTGGGATTGGCGATTTCTTTTTCTATTGCTTTTTTCTACAGCCTTGGATTATTTCACTGGAATACAAATGGTGGAAGCCAAAAATCAAGGACGTAAAAAGGTTTGGTTTTGGTTGAGTATAATTGTGAATCTTGGTTTTCTAGGGGTTTTTAAATACTATAATTTCTTTGCCGATTCTTTTGCCGAAACGCTTTTTGGATTGGGATTTCAAGCTAATTTTTGGACCTTGCAAGTGATATTGCCTGTTGGGATTTCCTTTTACACCTTTCACGGACTGTCCTATGTTATTGATATATACAAAGGAAGAATTCAGCCCGAAAGGAATATCATTACCTATTCGCTTTTTGTAGCATATTTTCCCTTGTTGGTGGCTGGGCCTATTGAAAGAGCGACGCACTTATTGCCGCAAATAAAGAAAAGACGATTTTTTGATTATCCGAAAGCCGTCGATGGGATGCATCAAATCACGTGGGGATTGTTTAAGAAAGTGGTTATTGCCGACAATTGTGCCTTGTATGCTAATGACATTTTCGATCATTATCAGTCGATGAATTCTTTGTCCTTAATTTTAGGGGCTATTTATTTTGCTTTCCAGATTTATGGTGATTTTAGTGGTTATTCAGATATCGCTTTAGGAACCTCTAAATTGTTCGGAATCGATTTATTGCGTAATTTTAATTACCCTTATTTTTCGCGAGATATTGCCGAGTTTTGGCGCCGTTGGCATATTTCATTGTCCTCGTGGTTTCGGGATTATTTGTATATTCCCCTTGGCGGAAGTCAAGGCGGGATGATGATGAAAATTCGGAATACCTTTATTATTTTCCTAGTCAGTGGTTTTTGGCACGGGGCAAATTGGACATTTTTGGTTTGGGGAGCTTTGCACGCTATGTTCTTCTTACCGCTTTTGATTACACAAAATAATAGAAATAATATTGAATCTGTAGCCAAAGGAAAATCTTGGCCAACAATACAAGAATTTATGGCAATGCTACTTACCTTTGGTTTAACGGCTTTTGCCTGGATCTTTTTTCGAGCTAAAACAGTTTCAGAGGCAATAGACTATATCAAAAATATATTCCGATTTAATTTGGAAGGCGGCATTCAGTTTTTAGATTTCGAACGCTATTCAGTTGAATTACTGATGCTATTGGGCTTGTTTATTATTGTCGAATGGAATGCAAGAGAACAGGAACATCCCATCAATGGAAAATGGGCAAAACTAAAAGCATTGGTAATACTGACTGCAATTTTGATTTTAGGTGTTTTTTCTAGTCCAAGTGATTTTATTTATTTCCAGTTTTAGATGAAAAAATTTATTAAATATTGCGTTGGTGGTTTTTTAGCGATTCTACTACTTATGTTAGTGTTGGATATTGTTTACACCAAGATTTACGAAACATCTTATCCTAGAAGTAAGTTTCAGTATTTTAGAAGTTTAAAAAACAAGAAAGTCGATTATATTTTCATAGGTTCTCCAAGGGTTGAAAATGGGATTGTGCCATCAATAATTCAAGACAAAACAGGTAAAACGGCTGCTAATCTTGGGTGGCAAGCGGCCAAGTTGGGGGATATTTATACCGTCCTGCAATTAATCAAAGAGTACAACATCCATTATGACAAAATCTTGATTCAAGTGGATTATATTTATAATATGGTAGAAGGACATTCTAATATTTTTGAATATGAAATGATGCCATTTGTAAGGGAAAATAACATAACTAGAGAATATTTGAATAGATTTGTTGAAAATTCAGATGCCAATTATTATATCCCTTTTTACAGGTATTGTAACAATGATTTGAAACTGGGATTCAGGGAGATTTTTGCAAACAGTATTCACAAAAAAAACAATGTTGCAACACATAAAGGGTATGTCGCCTTGCACGGAAATTCATTGAAATTAGAGGGGGCATTGCCAAAAGAAATTTTAAATAAAAATGCAATTCTAGACAGTATTCAGTCTTTTATAAAACAAAACAAGATGGAAGTCTTTTTTTATTGTGCTCCATTTTGCAAGAATAACCAGAACACGGAATTCACAACAGAACTAGCAAAGAAAATTCCGGGTTTTCGGGATTTTTCAGGTGTTATTGCTGATGATAGGATGTTTCAAAATTGCAATCATTTGAATGATAATGGCGCAAAACGATTTACGGAGATTATTACAGAGGAAGTGTTGATGAAAAATAACGAAAAGCATTAAACTAGGAGAAAAATGATGATATATTAAATTATAAACTAAATGCAACATAGAGTACTTTTGATCAATTATGCGAATGCTGTTTTTCGTAAAAGTCAAATAAAAAACAGTAAAACAGGTCGCGCAATTGGAGGATTTAAGGAAGTCATCTCCTATATTGCAAAAGATGTAGATGTGGCATTTCGCAGAAAACACGCCGCCATATTGAAACAAGAAAAAGGGGACGGTTATTTTTTATGGAAACCTTATTTTATTAAAAAAGCTTTAGACCTTTTAGAGGATGGTGATTATTTGTTTTATTGTGATTCAGGTGTTTATTTTATAGATTCGGTAGCTGAATTTGTGTCCTTTTGTACCACCAAGAAACAAGATATTTTTCCCTTCGAATTGATCCATTACGAAAGGGTTTGGACTAAAAGAGATGCTTTTGTGTTAATGGATTGCGATAAGGAACGATATTACAATACGAAGCAGCGATTGGCCAGTTTTACAATGATTAGAAAATCTGATTTTTCCTGTAAATTTGTCGATGAGTGGTTGCATTATGCTCAAGACGAACGGATTTTGACCGATATCGACAATCAATGTGGCTTAGACAATTACGAAGGTTTTACACAAAACAGATACGACCAGTCTGTTTTTAGCCTTTTGACCAAAAAGTACGAAATTGAAGCCTATCGTGATCCATCACAATTCGGAACCGTAATTGGCGAGCTGTATCCTGATTCGAATTATAAACCCTTTTTGTATCATACTCGTAAGCGAAATTATCCTTTTTATGTGGAATGGAAAAAATATTTGAGTCGAAAATTTTCTAGTATAATTAAGCAATAAGTTTAAGTGAACAATAGATATCAATGAAAAAGCTGGGGATAGTATGTGTCGTTTTCAGTTTTAGTATTTAATGAAATTTTTATGTTAACCGTTTCTAATTACCATTATATCCGCGAAAATTTTGCAACACCTTATCCCAGTATATTTGGTGTAACTCCTTGCGACTTTAGAAAACAATTATTGATGCTAAAAAACGAAGGAGATTTTATAGAACCCAAGTATCTCGTAGAAAATTTAAAAGATGTAATGGAATCTGCGGACCATCATTTTCTCATCACTTTTGATGACGGATTGAAAGAACAGTTTGAAAACGCTTTGCCCATCCTGGATGAATTGCATATTCCGGCTCTTTTTTTTATAAATTCTATCAATCATATCGAGAAGAAAGTGAGTTTGGTACATCAAATTCATTTGGTTCGGTCGGTGGTTTCCACAGCATCACTTTACGAAAACTTGGTTCATCACACGAATAGGAAATTAAACCAAGAGGAAATTCAACAGGCCCATCAGTTTTATCGATTTGATGATCATCAAAGTGCAGCATTAAAATATTTTTTGAATGTTTTATTGGATTTTACTACCCAAGAAAAATTTATAAATGGTATTTTTACAAAACATTTTAACGAAAAGGAAATACTGGAAAATCTGTATATGAATACAGATGAAATGCAGCACCTAATCAAAAGAGGGTTTCTAGGCAGTCATACTCATACACATTTGCCATTGGGAATTTATGAGGAACAGACTATACTTTACGAACTGGAGACTACCAAAAAATACTTAGAAAATTTAGGAGGTGTCGCAATAGACTGTGTAGCTTACCCTTATGGAACCAAAGAAGCCGCAACCGAAGAAGTGGGAAGACTTGCTAAACAACTAGGTTATAAAATTGGGTTTACAACAAATCCAGGATTAAATGAGGGGTCTAATAATCCGTTATTACTCAATAGATTTGATTGTAATGATTTGATTGGCGGTAAAAATTATAAATAAATTAGATTATGATTATTAGAGAAGCAACCATAAAGGATTGGGATAAACTTCTAGTTTTTTTTCAAAACATTTATAGACCTAACCATCCGCTTCATTGCAAAGAGTTTTGGAAATGGCAATACGGGGACGAAAAATTTGGTCGTTCGTTTATTTGTCTTGATGATACTGAACAAGTAGTGGCTCACGTTGGGGCGAGTTTTGAAAATGATTTAGCTTGGCTTATGAATCTTTATGTGAGCAAGGAACACGAAGGCAAACGTATTCCGTCGAAACTGTATGATTTGGCGAGACAATATTATCCTTTGGTAACGACCGCTGCGAATAAGGCAGCATTAGATATGTACCAAAGTATGCGATGGATTCGCTATCATAACTTAGTTAGGTACGTAAAAATAAATCCGATTATTACAGATGTAAATATAGAAAACGTTTGCAAAAGCACTAGTGTCAATGTACAGGATTATCTGGCACAGGACATTCATTATTTTCAACAGCCTACAATAAAAGGGCTTCTTTTCAAAGACGGCTCCCGAGCTGTCAGTCAAGAAGAGGTGGGCGGGCTCCGTGTTTTAGATATTGGAAACAGCAGAGAATTAGAAAGTGAAGCTTGGCGATTGGGTTTTTTATGGATGGATTATACAACATCGTGGAACGATACTAAAACTAGAAAATTGGAAAAAAATGGATGGGTTTTGGATTATAAAAGTGTAGTTCCTTGGCGTTTGAATCCAGTCGAAGAAAATTGTTTTTGTGACGTTAGTTTTCTTTCAGAAGAGCCTATAGATAAAGAATTGATAGTTAAAAGATCACATTCTGACCACGGTAGAATAGGAAGTATAAATAAGGTTTAAATGAAAAACTTAGGGGTAGTCATAACGGATGGTGTAGGTTTTCGAAATTTTATTTTGAGTGATTTTATTAGCGAAGCCAAAAATAATTTTGATACAGTGGTTCTCTATTCTTGTATTCCAGCTAATGCTTTTCAAAAATATCATTTGAATTGTAAAATAGTTGAATTAGATCAGATTAATGAAAAATTCATCACTTGGTTTTTTAGGAAGGCCAAAGAAGTCGCTCATTTGCAATTGCATAAAAAAAACAATTTTGGCATACAGGATAATTTTAATACCAATAAGACTAGAGCAAAAAATCCTCGTGGGTATGCTACGCGATTTATTTACAGCCTGACCACTTGGCTGCATTCGGAATCTTGGATATTGCGATTTAATAAGCTGCAACAATTAACTTTCCAAAATAATCCAATAGGCGAAATATTCTCCAAACAGTTGAAAGAAGATCAAATCGACATTCTTTTTTTTACGCACCAACGGCCACCTTTTATCGCACCGCTAATTTATCAGGCTGAAAAATTAAAAATTAAAACGGTTTCCTTTATTTTTAGTTGGGACAATCTCGCTTCTAAAGGAAGAATGGCGGGTAATTTTGATCATTATTTGGTATGGAGTGATTTGATGCAATCCGATTTGTTGCATTTTTATCAATCCGTAAAACCGCATCAAATTGATGTTGTTGGGACTCCACAGTTTGAACCCTATGTTTTGGATCGTTATAAAACCAACAAAGACGATTTTTACAAAAGGTATAATCTAGATGCCGCATTACCTGTTATTTTATTTACCTGCAATGATTCCAGCAGCAAGAATGACCCTTTTTACCTGGAATTACTAGCCGATTATATAGCTTCCAATAAAATACAAGCGAATTTAATAGTGCGAACGTCACCTGCCGATGTACCAAGTCGGTTTTTGTATCTACAGGAAAAATATCCTTTCATTAAGTGGAACTTTCCTGATTGGATATTAACGCGAGAAAATCACGCAGAGCCCTGGACACAGCGTGTACCCGAATTTGATGATGTGGTCCATTTAAAATCAGTATTGCAGTTTTCTGATGTGATAATCAATGTGCTGTCTACTATAATTTTAGATGGATTCTTGTTTGATAAACCTTCTATCTGTCCTGTTTTTGGCAATCAGCAGAAAGGATTTGACGACGCTTTAAAGTTTTTGGATTACGCCCATTTACAACAAGTCGAAGATAGTAATGCGGTAACGATTGTAAAAAAACAAGCAGACTATTTGATTGCGATTGAAGCAGTTTTAAAAAATCCGTTAGCTAAAATCAATGAACAAAAAAAGTTTGTTGCTTTAGAAATAGGGAAACCACTGCAAGGCACCAGTAAGCGAATCGCGTCAATTTTATCACAACTGAATGACTAAACCAAAAAAAATAGCATTTTTAAAAAAAAATAGTTAATAAATGACCGAGACCAATCGAATAGAATTCAAACAAGAGCTAACGGAGAATTTAGAAAAAGAGGAAGTCGCTTTTCTAAATTACCGCGAGGGCGGCTTGATTTATATTGGTATTGATAAGCAGGGTAAAACAGTAGGAATTCCGGATTCTGACGGTGACCAACTTAAAATCAAGGATCGCTTGAAACACAATATTTCACCC is part of the Flavobacterium nackdongense genome and encodes:
- a CDS encoding GNAT family N-acetyltransferase, whose amino-acid sequence is MIIREATIKDWDKLLVFFQNIYRPNHPLHCKEFWKWQYGDEKFGRSFICLDDTEQVVAHVGASFENDLAWLMNLYVSKEHEGKRIPSKLYDLARQYYPLVTTAANKAALDMYQSMRWIRYHNLVRYVKINPIITDVNIENVCKSTSVNVQDYLAQDIHYFQQPTIKGLLFKDGSRAVSQEEVGGLRVLDIGNSRELESEAWRLGFLWMDYTTSWNDTKTRKLEKNGWVLDYKSVVPWRLNPVEENCFCDVSFLSEEPIDKELIVKRSHSDHGRIGSINKV
- the neuC gene encoding UDP-N-acetylglucosamine 2-epimerase, which gives rise to MKVFVLIERRADYSRYRPILAKMKEDSFFEIHLVVTGICLLDVHGKDINYIERDGFVINAKIPMFEEGNPDNGAEMVRSMARVLVGVTNELEASKPDLVLSGFDIGGNFAVTIAAAHMNIPVAHIQGGEVTGSIDESIRHAMSKFSHIHFPATQDAKNRLIRLGENPKDIYVTGCPSIDVLVNTPYMAKEDLEKEFEVDFSKPLLLMIQHPVTTEAKSSLDQIKETINAIKNKGVQAIVLLPNNDAGHAKIIDEIKNSGLKWLPSLSTIKFVNLYRNAWALIGNSSSGIHETPSLKIPAINIGNRQMGRERAANVIDVPNDQLLIERAIEKALFDEDFRCLVRGIENPYGTGNSAETIVHLLKTIDLEKVSIQKVFYEG
- a CDS encoding MBOAT family O-acyltransferase — translated: MLFNSLSFLLFLPIVFALYWWVNKKGLQLQNFLLLLASYFFYACWDWRFLFLLLFSTALDYFTGIQMVEAKNQGRKKVWFWLSIIVNLGFLGVFKYYNFFADSFAETLFGLGFQANFWTLQVILPVGISFYTFHGLSYVIDIYKGRIQPERNIITYSLFVAYFPLLVAGPIERATHLLPQIKKRRFFDYPKAVDGMHQITWGLFKKVVIADNCALYANDIFDHYQSMNSLSLILGAIYFAFQIYGDFSGYSDIALGTSKLFGIDLLRNFNYPYFSRDIAEFWRRWHISLSSWFRDYLYIPLGGSQGGMMMKIRNTFIIFLVSGFWHGANWTFLVWGALHAMFFLPLLITQNNRNNIESVAKGKSWPTIQEFMAMLLTFGLTAFAWIFFRAKTVSEAIDYIKNIFRFNLEGGIQFLDFERYSVELLMLLGLFIIVEWNAREQEHPINGKWAKLKALVILTAILILGVFSSPSDFIYFQF
- a CDS encoding polysaccharide deacetylase family protein, whose protein sequence is MLTVSNYHYIRENFATPYPSIFGVTPCDFRKQLLMLKNEGDFIEPKYLVENLKDVMESADHHFLITFDDGLKEQFENALPILDELHIPALFFINSINHIEKKVSLVHQIHLVRSVVSTASLYENLVHHTNRKLNQEEIQQAHQFYRFDDHQSAALKYFLNVLLDFTTQEKFINGIFTKHFNEKEILENLYMNTDEMQHLIKRGFLGSHTHTHLPLGIYEEQTILYELETTKKYLENLGGVAIDCVAYPYGTKEAATEEVGRLAKQLGYKIGFTTNPGLNEGSNNPLLLNRFDCNDLIGGKNYK
- a CDS encoding GDP-mannose 4,6-dehydratase, whose translation is MKEHYQGKRVFVTGAAGFIGSHVVEELVHNGAIVTALVHYNSNSNIANLNYLDIEILQQVNIVFGDVTDAFQMEYLIRGQDIVLHLAALIGIPYSYIAPAAYVATNINGTLNILEACRKNNTSKLVVTSTSETYGTALYAPIDEKHPLQGQSPYSATKIGADKLAESYWLSFGLPVCIFRPFNTFGPRQSMRAVIPTIIVQALQDGTEIKLGSLSPVRDMVFVKDTAAGFLKAGLSANTNGEVVSVGTGTGATIGEIVDLVQEIVGTNKTVLEDVGRVRPEKSEVFKLICDNQKAKALLDWEPKVSLKEGLVQTIDFIQKNRAIYNAEGYVI
- a CDS encoding N-acetylneuraminate synthase family protein; this encodes MKNPYIEIAGRKIGLDYPPLVIAEIGINHEGSLKTAKEMVDAAHRAGVEIVKHQTHIVADEMSGAAKNVIPGHTDVSIYEIMERCSLDEADELALKNYVESKGMIFISTPFSRAAADRLQKFDIPAYKIGSGECNNYPLLEHIATFGKPVILSTGMNTIESIRKAVAIFDKYQVPLALLHTTNLYPTPIPLVRLGAMIEMHQAFPDTVFGLSDHTLNNNACLGAVALGASILERHFTDTIHRTGPDIVCSMDEQTGRELIVGSNEIWQMRGGIKEPAKEEQATIDFAFATVCTIAPIQKGAVFTKENIWVKRPGTGEILAEHFTDLLGKKATRNIENDEQLRWDDVTS
- a CDS encoding NAD-dependent epimerase/dehydratase family protein: MKDSKILLLGGTGLLGQSLQTEFKNSAFKNVYTCSREALESAQHIQGDLLDVALVQQLIDFKFDLIINLTGQITKPIENCLLLNSVGIEHLIQIVQQSPNCKLMQISTVGVYGTCSFADENSKLNPETPYSVAKCKAEKLLKNQLASANVVIFRLSNLYGEAQLKGIFAYLNRAASTDRVLDFNNDGSLVRFFIHVNDCAAVLVAFIQNHLQKESGVYNIIGPDKYSVLELIQLFEEIKNLKFKINLDIAPPYDNALNLSDTKIRSLFDYSPKMNIKSYFNTMNSYD
- a CDS encoding nucleotidyltransferase family protein, whose translation is MIRNKEEFSLFVASPNDSIKSCMARIEQNKKGGLIIIDENQLLLGSLSDGDIRRALLAGKTLDDPITGCYNTNPIKSLDHEADALSFEILIEKKITLLPIVNGANILMAIQTADKGHRFEPVSNYVVLMVGGEGLRLGELTRDMPKTLLKVGGKPILQTILERLAYFGFRNIILCTNYLSEAIEDFCGDGTQFGLNVSYYKEKNKLGTIGAVKNLKQQLKEPFLVMNGDLLTGLNYKNILDFHRANGSVMTIGCANYTSNVPYGVIETDGVRVKRILEKPSYSYRVSGGIYVLNHQLLDLIPSDRYFDITDLMEIIIAQQQLISAFPIEEYWLDIGLPNDFLKANEDYNQLFNL